CTCTCTCGCGCACCCACCCGAACCTGGTCCGCAGGCTGTTCGCCCTGGAGGTCCCCGAGATCGCCGACGGGACCGTGGAGATCCCCTCGGTGGCCAGGGAGGCCGGGCATCGCTCCAAGATCGCCGTGCGGTCGACGGTCGAGGGGGTCAACGCCAAGGGAGCCTGCATCGGTCCGATGGGCGCCCGGGTGCGCAACGTGATGAACGAGCTCGGCCAGGAGAAGATCGACATCATCGATTACTCCGACGACCCGGCGACTTTCGTGGGCAACTCGCTTTCGCCGGCTAAGGTAGTCTCGGTGGAGGTCGTCGACGAGCGAGCGAAGACGGCGCGGGTAATCGTGCCGGATTTCCAGCTGTCGTTGGCGATCGGCAAGGAGGGCCAGAACGCCAGGTTGGCGGCTCGGCTGACGGGATGGCGCATCGACATTCGCAGTGATGCCGATCCGAGTTCGCCCGCCACGACCGCGGGGCATCCGGATGCCGAACCCCCGGGTGTGGAGGGTTTCGTCTCCCAGGTGAATGATCTGCCGACCGTGGGTTCGGCGGAGTGAGAACTACGGGTTAGAATCACAGGTGGCTCAGCGCGAGGGGGCGAGAATTCGTACACGATCGACCGGTAACCGTGGGGGAACTCACGAACCGATCCGAACGTGCATCGGTTGTCGCACCCGAACGTGGGCTTCCGATCTGCTGCGAGTGGTGGCCGAGGGCGGTCGTGAGGCCGTCCCCGATCCCGAGCGCAGGATTTCGGGACGGGGTGCGTGGTTGCACCCCGATCCCGCGTGTCTACGTTCGGCCGAACGACGTCGGGCCTTTCCACGCGCGTTGCGCGTGCGAGGACAACTCGACAGCACAACAGTGCAGGCCTATGTGGAGCAGGTTGCTCACGAGCAAGCCAACACGGGTTTTCCCGTACCAGGCAGTTAAAGGAAGCAGGTCGACCCGTCATGAATCAGCCGTGAAGCTGAAGCCATGAACGCGCACCGGCAGTAGGACGAGGTCGAGCGGGTCTGCCGCCCGACCTCACCAGATGAGGAGAGCAGTGGCAGGTAAGGCCCGCGTGCACGAGCTCGCCAAGGAGCTCGGCGTTACAAGCAAGGACGTACTCAACAAACTCGCCGACCAGGGCGAGTATGTGAAGTCCGCGTCGTCGACGGTGGAAGCACCTGTGGCACGCAGGTTGCGCGACGCGTTCACCAAGGCGGACAAGTCCACCGCGGCCGCAGCGGACAACGGTAGTACCGCTACGCAGTCGAAGTCGGAGAACAAGACGAACGGGCAGGAAACCAAGGCCCAGACCCAGTCCGAACAGAGCACGTCGCGCTCCGGTTCCGACAAGACGGACTCGCGAATTCCCAAGCCCGGCCCGAGGCCCAAGCCAGGCCCGAAGCCGGGGCCTCCGGAGGCGAAGCCCGCGGCCGAGGCCGACTCGGAGCGGTCCGGCGACGGTGCCGAC
This portion of the Actinopolyspora lacussalsi genome encodes:
- a CDS encoding N utilization substance protein A (product_source=KO:K02600; cath_funfam=3.30.1480.10,3.30.300.20; cog=COG0195; ko=KO:K02600; pfam=PF08529,PF13184; smart=SM00316,SM00322; superfamily=50249,54791,54814,69705; tigrfam=TIGR01953), yielding MNVDIAALRAIERDKDIPFETVLQAIESALLTAYRHTEGHQPHARVEVDRKTGVVRVIAHTLTPEGEVAEEWDDTPEGFGRIAATTARQVIVQRLRDAEHEKTYGEFSTKEGEVLGGVIQRDARANSRGMIVVEVGDSEGVIPAAEQVPGERYEHGSRIKSYVVGVSRTVHGTQITLSRTHPNLVRRLFALEVPEIADGTVEIPSVAREAGHRSKIAVRSTVEGVNAKGACIGPMGARVRNVMNELGQEKIDIIDYSDDPATFVGNSLSPAKVVSVEVVDERAKTARVIVPDFQLSLAIGKEGQNARLAARLTGWRIDIRSDADPSSPATTAGHPDAEPPGVEGFVSQVNDLPTVGSAE